Proteins encoded by one window of Sus scrofa isolate TJ Tabasco breed Duroc chromosome 12, Sscrofa11.1, whole genome shotgun sequence:
- the CEP295NL gene encoding protein DDC8 homolog produces the protein MKRNAESAAPRSPGPDNEALLLRQKQKLLQAREEDQPLQRGQDLEQPQSQLLWRLAEELKAGWREAPDQRGRGLERLCVACLSGLGGGWAEDRAPDSEGSAPHRAAGPPRARRKHRAAVQQEKGPRKGLAPRQPWCATSRRRAGDQEWEGASRPAGPIPPPPSPPERNKGKRVLSVKTGGGRRPPDPGLSRRTDMGEIRRLEEREKEAAQGGRRQPGKAACLVQGPKHNGLDQSPKGKADDQEQLWPVGANPRRGASPPGKLSDKSRWQRELEFAFEALFNTNRKLKRHLNLHLDPKPGTNRSPSEEQGFLEMQTPRRESQREKDARDAQTDVVPAGEPTSPVALDAHLLPSRTSLEKLLSKLESQEYHRMAKGLMKNERRLWSPGAGTCTGEKTLLSCSPESGQAPPRPDVLAQGPLQPQPQEQAGRVSSMASRQGQEMQTGQRRPEQLDWLEQIQHPKPSLGAADLQTELEDETEQRPARLVHLKPDSPADGETEGDYDCSPVSPSASIVDGDSHSQVIRDLQQQILEQNKLHKQFLEEARKRLQAFQGLC, from the coding sequence ATGAAGAGGAACGCGGAGAGCGCTGCTCCGCGGAGCCCCGGTCCTGACAACGAAGCCCTGCTTTTGAGGCAGAAGCAGAAATTGCTGCAGGCCCGAGAGGAAGATCAGCCGCTGCAGAGAGGACAGGACCTCGAGCAGCCGCAGAGCCAGCTGCTGTGGCGCTTGGCCGAGGAGTTGAAGGCAGGGTGGCGGGAGGCCCCAGACCAGCGAGGCCGAGGCCTGGAGAGGCTGTGCGTAGCCTGTCTGTCGGGGCTCGGGGGCGGATGGGCCGAGGACCGTGCCCCTGACTCGGAGGGCTCGGCCCCGCACAGGGCAGCCGGGCCGCCCAGGGCCAGGAGGAAGCACAGAGCAGCCGTGCAGCAAGAGAAGGGTCCCAGGAAAGGGCTGGCGCCTCGGCAGCCTTGGTGCGCCACGTCCCGGAGGAGAGCAGGGGACCAGGAGTGGGAGGGAGCCTCCAGGCCTGCGGGCCCAATTCCTCCTCCCCCAAGCCCcccagagagaaataaaggaaaacgaGTGCTTTCCGTGAAGACTGGAGGGGGCCGCCGCCCCCCGGACCCTGGGCTGAGCAGGCGGACGGACATGGGGGAGATCAGACgcctggaggagagggagaaggaggcggCCCAGGGGGGCAGGAGGCAGCCGGGGAAGGCGGCTTGTCTAGTTCAAGGCCCGAAGCACAACGGTCTGGATCAGAGTCCCAAGGGCAAAGCTGACGACCAGGAACAGCTGTGGCCAGTTGGCGCCAACCCCAGAAGGGGGGCCTCGCCGCCCGGGAAGCTCAGTGACAAGAGCAGGTGGCAGAGAGAGCTGGAGTTTGCCTTCGAAGCGTTGTTTAATACAAACAGGAAGCTGAAAAGACACCTGAACTTGCacctggaccccaagcctgggacgAACCGGAGCCCCAGTGAAGAGCAGGGCTTCTTGGAGATGCAGACACCAAGAAGggagagccagagagagaaggacGCAAGAGATGCCCAGACAGACGTGGTGCCTGCCGGGGAACCCACGAGTCCAGTGGCGCTGGACGCCCACCTGTTGCCATCCAGAACCAGCCTGGAGAAGTTACTAAGCAAGCTGGAGAGCCAGGAGTACCACAGGATGGCCAAGGGCCTGATGAAGAATGAGAGGAGACTCTGGTCTCCCGGGGCAGGCACGTGTACCGGCGAGAAGACCCTGCTCTCCTGCAGCCCGGAATCTGGACAGGCGCCCCCGAGACCAGACGTGCTGGCACAGGGCCCCCTGCAGCCTCAGCCGCAAGAACAGGCAGGCAGAGTGAGCTCGATGGCATCGAGGCAGGGGCAGGAGATGCAGACGGGGCAGAGAAGACCAGAGCAGCTGGACTGGCTCGAGCAAATCCAACACCCCAAGCCAAGCTTGGGGGCCGCCGACCTCCAGACAGAGCTGGAAGACGAGACAGAGCAGAGACCAGCTCGTCTGGTTCACCTGAAGCCTGACTCCCCTGCGGACGGGGAGACAGAAGGAGACTATGACTGCAGCCCCGTTTCTCCCTCGGCCAGCATCGTCGATGGTGACAGCCACAGTCAGGTGATCCGTGACCTTCAACAGCAAATTCTAGAGCAAAACAAGTTGCACAAGCAATTTCTTGAAGAAGCCAGGAAACGCTTGCAAGCGTTCCAGGGACTGTGTTAA
- the TIMP2 gene encoding metalloproteinase inhibitor 2 isoform X3, with protein METPGALIRAKAVSEKEVDSGNDIYGNPIKRIQYEIKQIKMFKGPDKDIEFIYTAPSSAVCGVSLDIGGKKEYLIAGKAEGHGKMHITLCDFIVPWDTLSTTQKKSLNHRYQMGCECKITRCPMIPCYISSPDECLWMDWVTEKNINGHQAKFFACIKRSDGSCAWYRGAAPPKQEFLDIEDP; from the exons ATGGAAACTCCAGGTGCAT TGATCAGGGCCAAGGCCGTCAGCGAGAAGGAGGTGGACTCCGGGAACGACATCTACGGCAACCCCATCAAACGGATCCAGTACGAAATCAAGCAGATAAAG aTGTTCAAGGGACCTGACAAGGACATAGAGTTTATCTACACGGCCCCCTCCTCCGCGGTGTGCGGCGTCTCGCTGGACATCGGAGGAAAGAAGGAGTACCTCATCGCAG GAAAGGCCGAGGGGCACGGCAAGATGCACATCACGCTCTGTGACTTCATCGTGCCCTGGGACACCCTGAGCACCACCCAGAAGAAGAGCCTGAACCACAGGTACCAGATGGGCTGTGAGTGCAAG ATCACGCGCTGTCCCATGATCCCCTGCTACATCTCCTCTCCGGACGAGTGTCTCTGGATGGACTGGGTCACGGAGAAGAACATCAACGGGCACCAGGCCAAGTTCTTCGCCTGCATCAAGAGAAGCGACGGCTCCTGCGCGTGGTACCGCGGAGCGGCACCCCCCAAGCAGGAGTTTCTCGACATCGAGGACCCCTAA
- the TIMP2 gene encoding metalloproteinase inhibitor 2 isoform X1, whose amino-acid sequence MLGGGSDLRPSAPKTRHPIAPQRELRQPSPVASSKELGLRPIAPGAGHAFLETSACRLLCPPLALGNMIRAKAVSEKEVDSGNDIYGNPIKRIQYEIKQIKMFKGPDKDIEFIYTAPSSAVCGVSLDIGGKKEYLIAGKAEGHGKMHITLCDFIVPWDTLSTTQKKSLNHRYQMGCECKITRCPMIPCYISSPDECLWMDWVTEKNINGHQAKFFACIKRSDGSCAWYRGAAPPKQEFLDIEDP is encoded by the exons ATGCTGGGCGGGGGATCAGACCTGCGGCCTAGCGCTCCTAAGACCcgccatcccattgcaccacagcgggaactccggcAGCCCAGTCCAGTGGCCTCCAGCAAGGAGCTGGGGCTGAGGCCCATCGCGCCGGGAGCAGGACATGCATTTCTGGAGACCTCTGCTTGCCGCCTCCTCTGCCCGCCGCTGGCGCTGGGAAACA TGATCAGGGCCAAGGCCGTCAGCGAGAAGGAGGTGGACTCCGGGAACGACATCTACGGCAACCCCATCAAACGGATCCAGTACGAAATCAAGCAGATAAAG aTGTTCAAGGGACCTGACAAGGACATAGAGTTTATCTACACGGCCCCCTCCTCCGCGGTGTGCGGCGTCTCGCTGGACATCGGAGGAAAGAAGGAGTACCTCATCGCAG GAAAGGCCGAGGGGCACGGCAAGATGCACATCACGCTCTGTGACTTCATCGTGCCCTGGGACACCCTGAGCACCACCCAGAAGAAGAGCCTGAACCACAGGTACCAGATGGGCTGTGAGTGCAAG ATCACGCGCTGTCCCATGATCCCCTGCTACATCTCCTCTCCGGACGAGTGTCTCTGGATGGACTGGGTCACGGAGAAGAACATCAACGGGCACCAGGCCAAGTTCTTCGCCTGCATCAAGAGAAGCGACGGCTCCTGCGCGTGGTACCGCGGAGCGGCACCCCCCAAGCAGGAGTTTCTCGACATCGAGGACCCCTAA
- the TIMP2 gene encoding metalloproteinase inhibitor 2 isoform X2: MPRPFLCRAPDVWHCKGSTGCVLRDTIWTDQEAGRVDLLVIRAKAVSEKEVDSGNDIYGNPIKRIQYEIKQIKMFKGPDKDIEFIYTAPSSAVCGVSLDIGGKKEYLIAGKAEGHGKMHITLCDFIVPWDTLSTTQKKSLNHRYQMGCECKITRCPMIPCYISSPDECLWMDWVTEKNINGHQAKFFACIKRSDGSCAWYRGAAPPKQEFLDIEDP, encoded by the exons ATGCCCCGCCCCTTCCTCTGCCGAGCCCCTGACGTGTGGCACTGCAAAGGGTCCACAGGGTGTGTCCTCAGGGACACAATTTGGACAGATCAGGAGGCAGGCAGGGTAGACCTTTTAG TGATCAGGGCCAAGGCCGTCAGCGAGAAGGAGGTGGACTCCGGGAACGACATCTACGGCAACCCCATCAAACGGATCCAGTACGAAATCAAGCAGATAAAG aTGTTCAAGGGACCTGACAAGGACATAGAGTTTATCTACACGGCCCCCTCCTCCGCGGTGTGCGGCGTCTCGCTGGACATCGGAGGAAAGAAGGAGTACCTCATCGCAG GAAAGGCCGAGGGGCACGGCAAGATGCACATCACGCTCTGTGACTTCATCGTGCCCTGGGACACCCTGAGCACCACCCAGAAGAAGAGCCTGAACCACAGGTACCAGATGGGCTGTGAGTGCAAG ATCACGCGCTGTCCCATGATCCCCTGCTACATCTCCTCTCCGGACGAGTGTCTCTGGATGGACTGGGTCACGGAGAAGAACATCAACGGGCACCAGGCCAAGTTCTTCGCCTGCATCAAGAGAAGCGACGGCTCCTGCGCGTGGTACCGCGGAGCGGCACCCCCCAAGCAGGAGTTTCTCGACATCGAGGACCCCTAA